The DNA region TTTGATGGAAGCACGTTCAGCGTTGGCTGCAATTTGTTCCATATTGCTGGAGTGGTCGCAGAGGTCTTCATATTTAGTCTCGGAAACACTGCGTCCGCCATTCAGATATTTCGTCAGCAAGCGGTGTACCATCATGTCGGGGAAACGGCGGATGGGTGAGGTGAAATGCGTATAGTATTCGAATGCCAATCCGTAATGCCCGATGTTGTGCGTGGAGTAACGTGCTTTCTGCATGGCACGGATGGATACGGTCTCAATAAGATTCTCTTCCTTCTTGCCCTGAATGTCGTCCAACAGGTGGTTGATGGATTTGGAAACATCTGTCTTGGTTCCGCCGGTACGTATCTTGTAGCCGAAGCGGGCGATGAATTGTGCCAGGTTATCCAGTTTCTCCGGGTCCGGAAGGTCGTGGATACGGTAAGGGAATACCTTGGCCTTCTTGTTTTTCGGTACGCGACCGATTTTTTCCGCTACGGTGCGGTTGGCAAGCAACATGAATTCTTCCACCAACTTGTTGGCATCTTTGGAAACTTTGAAGAAAACGCTGACAGGTTTCCCTTTTTCGTCTATCTCAAACTTCACTTCGTAACGGTCAAAGTTGATGGCTCCGGCTACGAAACGCTTCTGACGCAGCGCCTTGGCGATGGTGTCCAGCATGAGGATTTCTTCTTTGAAGTCTCCTTCTTTCGTTTCGATTACTTGCTGTGCTTCTTCGTAAGTAAAGCGGCGGTCGGACTTGATTACCGTATGTACTACGCGCGAGTCTTTCACGTCTCCCTTTTCGTTGATGTTGAAGATAACGGAGTATGCCAGCTTTTCTTCGTCGGGACGCAGGGAGCAGATGAAGTTACAAAGACGTTCGGGAAGCATCGGGATAGTACGGTCTACAAGATACACGGATGTAGCGCGTTTTTCGGCTTCCTTGTCAATGATGCTGCCTTCGGTTACGTAGTGGGTAACGTCTGCAATGTGTACGCCTACTTCCCACAAGCCGTCTTTCAGTTTGCGGATGGAGAGAGCATCATCAAAGTCTTTGGCATCCTTTGGGTCGATGGTGAAGGTGGTTACATTCCGGAAGTCCTCGCGTTTGGCAATTTCTTCATCGGATATTTCGGCGGGGATTTTATCCGCAGCTTTTTCTACAGAAGAGGGGTAGACGTAGGGCAGGCCGAATTCAGCAAGGATGGCGTGCATCTCTGTGGTGTTGTCGCCCGCTTTGCCCAGGATGTCGATGACTTGTCCGATGGGGTTTTTCGCCTTGTCAGGCCATTCCACTACTTTCACGATAGCTTTGTCTCCCGTCTTTCCGCCTTTCAGCTTTTCTTTGGGAATGAAGATGTCATTGGCAAGCGTACGGTTTTCCGTCACCAGGAAGGCGTATGAACTGCCTACTTCCAGTGTACCTACGAAGGTGTCGTTGGCACGCTCCAACACTTCTATCACTTCTCCTTCGGCTTCGCACCCACGGCGTTTGGCGTAGAAGGAGATGCGGACTTTATCATTGTTCATGGCGTGTGCCGAATTACGCTCGGCCACGAATATCGGGTCGCCTCCACCTTCGGGAATGAAGGAATTCTTTCCATTACTCTTGCGCTGGAAAGTGCCTGTCATTTCCACACCATGATTGTTCAGTTTATATTTGCTTTTCTCTACTTCGGTGATGTAATCATCCAGTAGCATATCGCTTAGGATATCCTTACACAGCATCTTCAGAGGATGCGTGGTAAGGTGGAGTTGTTCGAATATGTATTTCAGGGACAGTACTTCGTCGGGTTTCGAATGGAAAAAATCCATCAGTGCGCTCACAAGCTCTTTCTTTTTCATGCGCTTGCCGGCTTTCTTTTCTTTATTCTTAGCCATAAGTTCTCTTTCTTTATGAATGTATTTGCAAAGTAAACAAATAATCGGTTAGATTGGTTGAAAATCATTCGAATTCTGATGGATTCATTACGAGATTAAGAATGTTCTGCCGTAGATATTAAAAATAAAGTGCACTTCAAAGCTTTTGTCGGGCTTTGAGTGCACTTCATGAAAGACATATCCTCTTTTGTTTGTTAGAGAGAGAATTTAGTTAATAATTGAGCAAAGAACCTTTTCATTTTAAAGAACGTACGACACGGAAACCGATCTGACCAAACCATATGTCACCTCCGGGGTAACCCATATCTGTTTTGATGTGAGCACCCAAAAGTCGCATATTGGTGTTAGAACAGTTCGTATCGTAAGTTGAGAAACAACCTCCGCGTGAGAAAACCAGGCGCTCCTCATCTCTGGGTTTCTCAGGACCCCATGGATCAGTTTCCTCAGCATCACTGATATAGCCTAACTGAAGGAGCCATTCTCCGGTATATTCTTCAACGTTTCCTGCCATATCATAGATTCCCAATGAGTTGGGCTTCTTTAATCCTACCACATGGAGTTCGGGCTCTTCTCCTACTATAGAGTTTTCTCTATACCAGCCTACTTCATCGAGGTCGTTGCTACCTGCATAGTAATAAGGTTGGTTTTCGTTGTCGGGACCACCTTTGGCTGCGTATTCCCATTCGGCGCTGGTAGGCAGGCGATAACCGTTGGCTGTTTTATCGCGGATTACGTCAGCCTCATATAGTTCAGTGTTGGTAGGATCCCATAATTCATTCTTGAATGTATAAACCGGTTTGTAGCCCTTGCGTTCGCTCAGCTTGTTGCAGTAAAGCATGGCTTCGTATAGTGTCACGGTGTGTACGGGCAACAGGTCTTTTTTCTTGTTGACTGACGGGTTATAGCCCATGACATCCTGAAACTCACGTTGTGTCACTTCATAACGTCCTATTTCAAAAGCTGAGATATTTACTTTATGTGCATTTTCCTTATCTGCGTACGTACCGCTTAAGTCACGTCCGATGATAAATGAACCCGCTCCTACGGTTACCATCTCAAATGTGGTATAGTTGGGATTATCCTCATCGC from Bacteroides sp. MSB163 includes:
- a CDS encoding SUMF1/EgtB/PvdO family nonheme iron enzyme; its protein translation is MNLNKFYYLIVALLCSISFTACSDDDDKQAVPHIELVASMSSFNEGILSFDEENGILSVSKEGTLTSSITLGDAAGADMDGITLKATVPAADKMWCLANCSKNRLSLSVAKNNAENVRQTTVEISALFGDQVLDTYMLIITQKGVEKDEEPAAADITAFIIPGQISSKIDYPVITVTMPAGTDVTALKPVVVPSEGATVTPASGTVQDFTDAVEYRVISSDQKNVKTYIAIVTLQSGGVNPPSGGGDEDNPNYTTFEMVTVGAGSFIIGRDLSGTYADKENAHKVNISAFEIGRYEVTQREFQDVMGYNPSVNKKKDLLPVHTVTLYEAMLYCNKLSERKGYKPVYTFKNELWDPTNTELYEADVIRDKTANGYRLPTSAEWEYAAKGGPDNENQPYYYAGSNDLDEVGWYRENSIVGEEPELHVVGLKKPNSLGIYDMAGNVEEYTGEWLLQLGYISDAEETDPWGPEKPRDEERLVFSRGGCFSTYDTNCSNTNMRLLGAHIKTDMGYPGGDIWFGQIGFRVVRSLK
- the rnr gene encoding ribonuclease R; translation: MAKNKEKKAGKRMKKKELVSALMDFFHSKPDEVLSLKYIFEQLHLTTHPLKMLCKDILSDMLLDDYITEVEKSKYKLNNHGVEMTGTFQRKSNGKNSFIPEGGGDPIFVAERNSAHAMNNDKVRISFYAKRRGCEAEGEVIEVLERANDTFVGTLEVGSSYAFLVTENRTLANDIFIPKEKLKGGKTGDKAIVKVVEWPDKAKNPIGQVIDILGKAGDNTTEMHAILAEFGLPYVYPSSVEKAADKIPAEISDEEIAKREDFRNVTTFTIDPKDAKDFDDALSIRKLKDGLWEVGVHIADVTHYVTEGSIIDKEAEKRATSVYLVDRTIPMLPERLCNFICSLRPDEEKLAYSVIFNINEKGDVKDSRVVHTVIKSDRRFTYEEAQQVIETKEGDFKEEILMLDTIAKALRQKRFVAGAINFDRYEVKFEIDEKGKPVSVFFKVSKDANKLVEEFMLLANRTVAEKIGRVPKNKKAKVFPYRIHDLPDPEKLDNLAQFIARFGYKIRTGGTKTDVSKSINHLLDDIQGKKEENLIETVSIRAMQKARYSTHNIGHYGLAFEYYTHFTSPIRRFPDMMVHRLLTKYLNGGRSVSETKYEDLCDHSSNMEQIAANAERASIKYKQVEFMTERLGQVFDGVISGVTEWGLYVELNENKCEGMIPIRDLDDDYYEFDEKNYCLRGRRKHRTYSLGDAITIKVARANLEKKQLDFALVE